The following proteins are co-located in the Neisseria sp. Marseille-Q6792 genome:
- a CDS encoding metalloregulator ArsR/SmtB family transcription factor, producing MNTIPLHTILKLMAHPERMAILIQLLDSERNIVELAKSLSLSATAVSNHLNRLRVEGLVDFTRYHRIIEYRLVSEEAAAILHTVRDLENKRVA from the coding sequence ATGAACACAATACCGCTCCACACCATACTCAAACTCATGGCGCATCCCGAACGTATGGCGATACTGATCCAACTGTTGGACAGCGAACGCAATATCGTCGAACTGGCAAAATCCTTATCCCTGTCGGCTACCGCAGTTTCCAACCATTTGAACCGCCTGCGCGTGGAAGGTCTAGTCGATTTTACGCGTTACCACCGCATTATCGAATACCGCCTGGTTTCCGAAGAAGCGGCGGCGATTCTGCACACGGTTCGCGATTTGGAAAACAAACGCGTGGCATAG
- the xth gene encoding exodeoxyribonuclease III: MKITTWNVNSLNVRLPQVQNLLADNPPDILVLQELKLDQDKFPAAALQMMGWHCVWSGQKTYNGVAIVSRSAPEDVHFGLPSLPDDPQRRVIAATVGGVRVINVYCVNGEALDSPKFKYKEQWFAALTEFVRDEMTRYGKLVLLGDFNIAPADADCYDPEKWYEKIHCSSVERQWFKNLLDLGLTDSLRHIHPEGAFYTWFDYRGAMFQRKLGLRIDHILVSPAMAAALKDVRVDLETRALERPSDHAPVAAEFDL; this comes from the coding sequence ATGAAAATTACCACTTGGAATGTCAATTCGCTCAATGTACGTCTGCCGCAGGTGCAAAACCTGCTTGCCGATAATCCGCCGGATATCCTTGTTTTACAAGAACTCAAGCTCGATCAGGATAAGTTTCCCGCCGCCGCCTTGCAGATGATGGGCTGGCACTGTGTTTGGAGCGGGCAGAAAACCTACAACGGCGTGGCAATTGTCAGCCGCAGCGCGCCGGAAGACGTGCATTTCGGTTTGCCCTCCCTGCCGGACGATCCGCAACGCCGCGTGATTGCGGCTACCGTCGGCGGCGTGCGCGTCATCAATGTCTATTGCGTCAACGGCGAGGCTTTGGACAGCCCCAAATTCAAATATAAGGAACAGTGGTTTGCCGCGTTAACCGAATTTGTCCGCGATGAAATGACCCGCTACGGCAAACTGGTGCTGCTGGGCGATTTCAATATCGCGCCTGCCGATGCGGACTGTTACGACCCTGAAAAATGGTATGAAAAAATCCACTGTTCGTCCGTCGAACGGCAGTGGTTCAAAAACCTGCTGGATTTGGGACTGACCGACAGCCTGCGCCATATCCATCCCGAAGGTGCGTTTTACACATGGTTCGACTATCGCGGCGCGATGTTCCAGCGCAAACTGGGCCTGCGTATCGACCATATTTTGGTGTCGCCTGCGATGGCGGCGGCGTTGAAGGATGTCCGCGTCGATTTGGAGACGCGCGCGCTGGAGCGTCCGAGCGACCACGCGCCCGTGGCGGCGGAATTCGATTTATAA
- a CDS encoding OmpA family protein — MTFFKPFTVVLTASALALSGCVADPVTGQQSPSKSAMYGLGGAAVCGIVGALTHSGKGARNSALACGAIGAGVGGYMDYQEQRLRQSLTGTQVQVQRQGNQIKLVMPENVTFATGSAVLSNNAQFALNTAAQTLVQYPDTTLTINGHTDNTGSDAVNNPLSQHRAQAVAYYLQSRGVAASRLTVYGYGSHMPVASNATAEGRAQNRRVEILINPDQRAVNAAQQM; from the coding sequence ATGACTTTCTTCAAACCCTTTACCGTCGTGCTGACCGCATCCGCACTCGCGCTTTCCGGCTGCGTTGCCGACCCTGTAACCGGACAGCAGTCCCCAAGCAAATCCGCCATGTACGGTTTGGGCGGCGCGGCAGTGTGCGGCATCGTCGGCGCACTGACCCACAGCGGCAAAGGCGCACGCAATTCCGCGCTTGCCTGCGGCGCAATCGGCGCGGGCGTGGGCGGTTATATGGACTATCAAGAGCAGCGGCTCCGCCAAAGCCTTACCGGCACACAAGTCCAGGTTCAACGCCAAGGTAACCAGATTAAGCTGGTAATGCCCGAAAACGTTACCTTTGCCACCGGCAGCGCGGTTTTAAGCAACAATGCGCAATTTGCGCTGAATACTGCCGCACAAACGCTGGTGCAATATCCGGATACCACGCTGACCATCAACGGCCACACCGACAACACGGGTTCGGATGCCGTCAACAACCCGCTTTCCCAACACCGCGCCCAAGCGGTTGCCTACTATCTGCAATCCCGCGGCGTGGCGGCTTCGCGCCTGACGGTTTACGGCTACGGTTCGCATATGCCGGTCGCTTCCAACGCTACGGCTGAAGGCCGCGCGCAAAACCGCCGCGTCGAAATCCTGATCAACCCCGACCAACGCGCCGTCAATGCGGCACAGCAAATGTAA